The genomic interval CGCCGACTTCGACGGCGACCAGATGGCGGTCCACGTTCCCCTCTCGGTGGAATCCCAGATCGAAGCCCGGATCCTGATGCTGGCCAGCAACAACATCCTCTCGCCGGCCAACGGCAGCCCGATCATCGTGCCCACCCAGGACATCGTTCTGGGGATCTACTACATGACCCTCGATCTGGAGGGCGTCAAGGGCACCGGCATGCTCTTCTCCGGCCCGGATGAGGTCCGCTCGGCCTACGATGCCGGGGTGATCGATCTGCACGCCGTGGTGGAAGTGCGTATGGAGGGCGAGAAGCTCAAAACCACCGCAGGCCGCATCCTGCTGTGGGAAATCATTCCCAAGGAGCCCATCCTGGTGCTGCGCCACATCCTGACCGCCGGCGACGGCGAGGCCGAGGCGGCCGCGGCCGAGATCGGCGCAGGAGCCGATTTCATCGACATGGTCGAGAAGTACTCGGTGGGTCAGGACCGCAAAAACAATGGCTATCTCGGCCTGTTGCGCAAGGATGAGTTCAAGCGCGTCTTCAGCGCTGAGGATGCGGAGGTCGACGCCGTTTTTGCCCTCGAAGAGGGTGAGACGCTTCACCGGCGCTTCAGCAACAACGAGAACCACATCTTTCACGTTCTGGAAAAACGGCCGGAAATTTCGTTCAAAACCGTCAACCGGGTCATGGACAAGAAGAACCTGCGGGAGTTGGTGGACTTCGTCTACCGCAACTTGGGCGCCAAGGCCACGGTGATCCTCTCGGACCGGCTGAAAGACATCGGCTACCACTACTCAACCCGGGGCGGCCTGTCGATTTCGATCGATGCCATGATCATTCCGCCGGCCAAGAAAACGATCATCACCGCGGCTGAAGAGCGGGTCAAGGAAATCGACAAGCAGTACACCGAGGGGCTCATCACACCGGGTGAGAAGTACAACAAGGTGGTCGATATCTGGGCCAAGGCAACCGACGACGTCGCCAACGAGATGATGGCCATCATGAAGGCCGCGCCGATCACCGACGAGACCGGCAAGCCGATCATGGACGAAAACGGCGTCCCTGTCGGGCACGAGAGCTTCAATCCCATCTACATGATGGCAGACTCCGGCGCCCGCGGCAGCAAGGACCAGATGCGGCAGTTGGCCGGTATGCGCGGCCTGATGGCCAAGCCCTCCGGTGAAATCATCGAAACCCCGATCATCGCCAACTTCCGCGAAGGGTTGTCGGTGCTGCAGTATTTCATCTCCACCCACGGGGCCCGCAAAGGTCTGGCGGACACGGCCCTTAAAACCGCCAACTCGGGCTACCTCACGCGCCGCCTAGCGGACGTTGCTCAGGACTGCACGGTTTATGAGGAAGACTGCGGCACCATGGTGGGGGTTGAGGTCGAACCGCTGATGGAGGGCGGTGAAATCATCCAGGATATCGGGGAACGGATTCTCGGCCGGATCGCCGTCGAGGACATTCTGGATCCCTTCACCGACAAGGTCCTGGTCAAGGCCGGCGAGGAAATCAACGAGACTGCCGTCAGACGCATTGAAAACGCCGGCATCACCCGGGTGCATATCCGCTCAGCACTGACCTGCAAGTCCAGTCGCGGCGTCTGCGCCAAGTGCTACGGCCGGGACCTCTCCCACGGGGGCCGGGTCGAAATCGGTCAGGCGGTGGGAATTCTGGCGGCCCAGTCCATCGGTGAGCCCGGCACCCAGCTGACCATGCGGACCTTCCACATCGGCGGCACCGCCAGCCGGCGGGTCGAGCAGGCCGATACCCGCGCACGGGTGGAAGGCACCATCAGGTTCATCGATCTAAATGTGGTTCGCAACGCCGACAATCAGACCGTCGTCATGAACCGTCGCGGCGGCGAGTTCGCCATCGTCAACGAAGCCGGTCGCGAGCGTGAGCGGCACCCGGTGATCTATGGCGCCAACCTGATGGTCACCGACGGGCAGAGCGTTCAACCGGGGGACTTGATTGCCACCTGGGACCCGTTCACCACCCCGATCATCACCGAGGTGGCCGGGACGGTCAAGTTCGGGGACATCGAACCGGGAAAAACCATGCAGGAAAAGGTGGACCCGGTCACCGGCAAATCTTCCCGGACGATCATCGAAGCCAAGAGTGCGGAGGTCCGCCCCCGCATCTCCATCAAGGACAAAGACGGCAAAACGGCCAAACTGCAACAATCCACGGGTGTCGCCCGCTACATTCTGCCGGTGGACGCCATCATTCTGGTGGAGGAGGGCGACGAGGTCAAGGCCGGTGACATCGTCGCCAAACTGCCGCGTGCCACCACCAAAACCAAGGATATCACCGGCGGTTTGCCGCGCGTGGCGGAGCTGTTTGAAATTCGCAAACCCAAGGAGGCGTCGCTTTTGAGCGAAATCGATGGCTATGTCTCCATCGCCAAGAGCACCAAAAAGGGCAAGCAGAAGGTGACCGTGACGCCTGTGGATGTCGGCGAAAAACGGGAGTATCTGATTCCCCGGGGCAAACACATCAACGTCTACGAAGGCGATTATGTGCGCGCCGGCGAACCGATCGTCGGCGGATCGGCGAACCCCCAGGATATTTTAAGCATCAAGGGGGAGATCGCCCTGGCCCGCTACCTGGTCAATGAGGTTCAGGAGGTTTACCGGCTGCAGGGCGTGCGGATCAACGACAAGCACATCGAGGTGATTGTCAAGCAGATGATGCGCCGCGTCAAGGTGACCGAGGTCGGCGACACCGACTTCATCTTCGAGGAGCAGGTCGATCGCGGCCGGTTCGAGGAGTTCAACCGCCAGGTCATCGAGCAGGGCGGCAAGCCGGCCACCGCAGAGCCGCTGATTCTGGGGATCACCAAGGCCTCTCTGAGCACGGAGAGTTTCATTTCGGCCGCCTCCTTCCAGGAGACCACCAAGGTGTTGACCGAGGCCAGCATCGCCGGCGCCAAGGATTACCTGCGCGGGCTCAAAGAAAACGTCATCATGGGACGGCTGATTCCGGCCGGTACCGGTATGGCCGCCTACCGAAAAATCAAGGTTTCGCATTTC from Desulfobacteraceae bacterium carries:
- the rpoC gene encoding DNA-directed RNA polymerase subunit beta', which translates into the protein METLYDFFAKPTDPRNYTAVQIGLASPEQIRQWSHGEIKKPETINYRTFKPERDGLFCAKIFGPTKDYECNCGKYKRMKHRGVICEKCGVEVIQSKVRRERMGHIELATPCAHIWFLKSLPSKIGNLLDLTLKSMEKVLYFDSYIVIDPKDTGLSKYQLLSDEKYREALETHGSKFEAGIGAEAVKKLLEELDLEVLYTEIKAEIQATGSEAKRKKLSKRLKIIDAFRRSGINPAWMIMDIIPVLPPDLRPLVPLEGGRFATSDLNDLYRRVINRNNRLKRLVDLKAPDIIVRNEKRMLQEAVDVLFDNGRHGRVITGTNKRPLKSLSDTLKGKQGRFRQNLLGKRVDYSGRTVITIGPNLRLHQCGLPKKMALELFKPFVYYRLEEKGLVSTVKSAKKMVEREVPEVWDTLDEVVREYPIMLNRAPTLHRLGIQAFEPTLIEGKAIQLHPLVCTAFNADFDGDQMAVHVPLSVESQIEARILMLASNNILSPANGSPIIVPTQDIVLGIYYMTLDLEGVKGTGMLFSGPDEVRSAYDAGVIDLHAVVEVRMEGEKLKTTAGRILLWEIIPKEPILVLRHILTAGDGEAEAAAAEIGAGADFIDMVEKYSVGQDRKNNGYLGLLRKDEFKRVFSAEDAEVDAVFALEEGETLHRRFSNNENHIFHVLEKRPEISFKTVNRVMDKKNLRELVDFVYRNLGAKATVILSDRLKDIGYHYSTRGGLSISIDAMIIPPAKKTIITAAEERVKEIDKQYTEGLITPGEKYNKVVDIWAKATDDVANEMMAIMKAAPITDETGKPIMDENGVPVGHESFNPIYMMADSGARGSKDQMRQLAGMRGLMAKPSGEIIETPIIANFREGLSVLQYFISTHGARKGLADTALKTANSGYLTRRLADVAQDCTVYEEDCGTMVGVEVEPLMEGGEIIQDIGERILGRIAVEDILDPFTDKVLVKAGEEINETAVRRIENAGITRVHIRSALTCKSSRGVCAKCYGRDLSHGGRVEIGQAVGILAAQSIGEPGTQLTMRTFHIGGTASRRVEQADTRARVEGTIRFIDLNVVRNADNQTVVMNRRGGEFAIVNEAGRERERHPVIYGANLMVTDGQSVQPGDLIATWDPFTTPIITEVAGTVKFGDIEPGKTMQEKVDPVTGKSSRTIIEAKSAEVRPRISIKDKDGKTAKLQQSTGVARYILPVDAIILVEEGDEVKAGDIVAKLPRATTKTKDITGGLPRVAELFEIRKPKEASLLSEIDGYVSIAKSTKKGKQKVTVTPVDVGEKREYLIPRGKHINVYEGDYVRAGEPIVGGSANPQDILSIKGEIALARYLVNEVQEVYRLQGVRINDKHIEVIVKQMMRRVKVTEVGDTDFIFEEQVDRGRFEEFNRQVIEQGGKPATAEPLILGITKASLSTESFISAASFQETTKVLTEASIAGAKDYLRGLKENVIMGRLIPAGTGMAAYRKIKVSHFKSPMVEEAEDVIEETLGE